The following coding sequences lie in one Rhizobium rhododendri genomic window:
- a CDS encoding SpoVR family protein, which produces MAKAMKRLYDGADWDFAALQRIHDACQDIAVNELGLDVYPNQIEIITAEQMLDVYSSIGMPLFYKHWSFGKHFAHHEAFYRKGLRGLAYEIVINSSPCISYLMEENTATMQALVIAHAAFGHNHFFKNNYLFKLWTDADGILDYLNFAKGYIANCEERYGHAAVERTLDSAHALMSHGVHRYAGKKKLDLRMEEVRLQERRAHDESIFNDLWRTVPTKAGKSAPDLSLERRQAITGLPQENILYFLEKTAPRLQPWQREILRIVRHVAQYFYPQGQTKVMNEGTATYVHYEIMTRLHERGGIGDGDFLEFLKSHTNVVFQPQFDDQRYSGLNPYAIGFAMMQDIERIVTKPEQEDREWFPEIAGTGDAMAVLRDLWANYRDESFIAQFLSPNLMRKLRLFHLTDDPAEEEGMRVAAIHDERGYRRVRRELSRQYDIGWIDPHIEVVDVDLPGDRRLILRHTVMNGSLLEEGDTRKVLQHLADLWSYDVVLQEIDRAGIVLKDHLVSPRKVAVAA; this is translated from the coding sequence ATGGCAAAGGCAATGAAGCGTCTCTACGACGGTGCCGACTGGGATTTCGCCGCGTTGCAGCGCATCCACGATGCCTGCCAGGACATCGCCGTCAACGAGCTTGGGCTGGATGTCTATCCTAACCAGATCGAGATCATCACTGCCGAGCAGATGCTCGATGTCTATTCCTCGATCGGCATGCCGCTCTTCTACAAGCACTGGTCGTTTGGCAAGCATTTCGCCCATCACGAGGCATTTTATCGCAAGGGCCTGCGTGGGCTAGCCTACGAGATCGTCATCAACAGCTCCCCTTGCATCTCATACCTGATGGAGGAGAACACCGCGACGATGCAGGCGCTGGTGATTGCGCATGCCGCCTTCGGCCACAACCATTTCTTCAAGAACAACTACCTTTTCAAGCTGTGGACAGACGCCGATGGCATCCTCGATTACCTGAATTTCGCCAAGGGCTATATTGCCAATTGCGAGGAACGCTACGGGCATGCGGCCGTGGAGCGGACGCTCGATTCCGCCCATGCACTGATGTCGCACGGCGTGCACCGCTATGCCGGCAAGAAGAAGCTCGATCTGCGGATGGAGGAGGTCCGGCTGCAGGAGCGGCGAGCGCATGACGAAAGCATCTTCAACGATCTCTGGCGAACCGTGCCGACCAAGGCCGGCAAGAGCGCACCGGATCTCAGCCTCGAGCGCCGGCAGGCAATCACCGGGCTGCCGCAGGAAAATATCCTCTATTTCCTCGAAAAGACAGCGCCCCGCCTGCAGCCGTGGCAACGGGAAATCCTCCGAATCGTCCGCCACGTGGCCCAGTATTTCTACCCGCAGGGTCAGACGAAGGTGATGAACGAGGGCACGGCGACCTATGTGCACTATGAGATCATGACACGTCTGCACGAGCGCGGCGGTATCGGCGACGGTGATTTTCTCGAGTTTCTGAAATCCCACACCAATGTGGTGTTCCAGCCGCAGTTCGATGACCAGCGTTATTCCGGCCTCAATCCCTATGCCATCGGCTTTGCGATGATGCAGGACATCGAACGTATCGTCACCAAGCCGGAGCAGGAGGATCGCGAATGGTTCCCGGAGATTGCCGGAACCGGAGATGCCATGGCGGTGCTCCGCGATCTCTGGGCCAACTATCGCGACGAGAGCTTCATTGCCCAGTTTCTCAGCCCCAACCTTATGCGCAAGCTGCGGCTGTTCCACCTGACCGACGATCCGGCTGAGGAGGAAGGGATGCGGGTGGCGGCAATCCACGACGAGCGCGGCTATCGGCGCGTCCGGCGAGAACTCTCTCGGCAATACGACATCGGCTGGATCGATCCACATATCGAGGTCGTCGATGTCGACCTGCCCGGCGACCGTCGGCTGATCCTGCGGCACACGGTGATGAACGGCAGTCTGCTGGAGGAGGGCGACACCCGGAAGGTGCTGCAGCATCTGGCGGATCTCTGGAGCTACGATGTCGTGCTGCAGGAGATCGACAGGGCGGGTATCGTGCTAAAGGATCACCTGGTCAGT
- a CDS encoding UPF0262 family protein yields the protein MAAGDFRLTDVVLDDTIGRASPDVEHERAVAIFDLVEENFFQPIGHAGGPYSLKLSLLDSKLVLDISAEGEPQVATHILSLTPFRRIVKDYFLVCESYYEAIRSATPSRIEAIDMGRRSIHNEGSQTLSDRLKGKIDIDFNTSRRLFTLVCVLYWRG from the coding sequence ATGGCGGCGGGCGACTTCCGGCTGACCGATGTGGTCCTCGACGATACGATCGGCCGCGCCAGCCCTGACGTCGAACACGAGCGCGCCGTTGCCATTTTCGACCTGGTCGAGGAAAATTTCTTTCAGCCGATCGGTCATGCCGGTGGGCCCTACAGCCTGAAACTGTCGTTGCTGGATTCCAAGCTCGTGCTGGATATCAGTGCCGAAGGCGAGCCCCAGGTCGCCACGCATATCCTGTCGCTGACGCCATTCCGGCGCATCGTCAAGGACTACTTCCTGGTCTGCGAGAGCTACTACGAGGCGATCCGGTCGGCAACGCCGAGCCGTATCGAGGCCATCGACATGGGTCGCCGCAGTATCCACAACGAAGGGTCGCAGACGCTGAGCGACCGCTTGAAAGGCAAGATCGACATCGACTTCAACACATCGCGACGGCTTTTCACGCTCGTCTGCGTTCTCTACTGGCGGGGTTAA
- the hisD gene encoding histidinol dehydrogenase, translating to MAIWLEQAAEGFEAQFAAFLTTKREVSEDVNAVVRDIIADVRARGDVALMEYSVRFDGIDFDATPMRVTFEEIDAAIAQVPSEVLGALKVAAVRIESHHRRQLPRDDSYEDELGVVLGSRWTAIEAVGIYVPGGTASYPSSVLMNAIPAKVAGVERVVMVVPAKEGVVNPAVLAAARMAGVEEIYRVGGAQAVAALAYGTETIAPVAKVTGPGNAYVAAAKRHVFGTVGIDMIAGPSEVLVIADKDNDPDWIAADLLAQAEHDRGAQSILITDNPLLAKSVEQAVERQLKTLGRVETAAASWRDFGAIIIVESLEDAIPLANRIAAEHLELAVDDPDALMLGIRNAGAIFIGKHTPEVIGDYVGGSNHVLPTARSARFSSGLSVLDFMKRTSVLKLGAEQLRALGPAAIALANSEGLDAHARSVAIRLNLEG from the coding sequence TTGGCGATCTGGCTTGAGCAGGCGGCGGAAGGTTTCGAGGCGCAGTTCGCGGCATTCCTGACCACGAAGCGGGAAGTGTCCGAGGATGTGAACGCTGTCGTCCGCGATATCATCGCCGACGTTCGGGCGCGTGGCGACGTTGCGTTGATGGAATATTCCGTCCGCTTCGACGGTATCGATTTCGATGCGACGCCGATGCGGGTGACTTTTGAGGAAATCGATGCTGCCATCGCGCAGGTGCCATCGGAAGTGCTGGGCGCGCTGAAGGTTGCCGCCGTGCGCATCGAGTCGCACCATCGCCGCCAGTTGCCGCGCGATGACAGCTACGAGGACGAACTGGGTGTCGTGCTCGGCTCGCGCTGGACGGCGATCGAGGCGGTCGGCATCTATGTGCCCGGCGGTACGGCAAGCTACCCGAGTTCGGTGCTGATGAATGCCATCCCGGCCAAGGTCGCCGGTGTCGAGCGTGTCGTCATGGTGGTGCCGGCAAAGGAGGGCGTCGTCAATCCCGCCGTGCTGGCCGCTGCCCGCATGGCCGGTGTCGAGGAAATCTACCGCGTCGGCGGCGCGCAGGCAGTCGCGGCGCTCGCCTATGGCACCGAGACGATTGCGCCGGTGGCGAAAGTCACCGGGCCGGGCAACGCCTATGTGGCGGCCGCCAAGCGCCATGTGTTCGGGACTGTCGGCATCGACATGATTGCCGGTCCTTCCGAAGTGCTGGTCATTGCCGACAAGGATAACGATCCCGACTGGATCGCGGCCGACCTTCTTGCCCAGGCCGAGCACGACCGAGGCGCCCAGTCGATCCTGATTACCGATAATCCGCTGCTTGCCAAATCCGTCGAACAGGCCGTCGAGCGGCAGTTGAAGACGCTTGGTCGCGTCGAGACCGCAGCGGCGAGCTGGCGGGATTTCGGCGCCATCATCATCGTCGAGAGCCTCGAAGACGCGATCCCGCTCGCCAACCGCATCGCTGCCGAACATCTGGAGCTTGCGGTCGACGATCCCGATGCGCTGATGCTCGGTATCCGCAATGCCGGCGCCATCTTCATCGGCAAGCACACGCCTGAGGTTATCGGCGATTATGTCGGTGGCTCCAACCACGTGCTGCCGACCGCCCGCTCGGCGCGCTTTTCATCCGGCCTTTCGGTGCTTGACTTCATGAAGCGCACCTCGGTGCTGAAGCTCGGGGCCGAACAGCTCCGGGCGCTCGGGCCGGCGGCCATCGCGCTTGCCAATTCCGAAGGTCTCGATGCTCATGCCCGCTCGGTGGCGATCCGGCTCAACCTCGAAGGCTAG
- a CDS encoding BA14K family protein: MKRLAIIAVSLMTAFTAITPAEAFPVSAAPVATIQNSDVVNVQYSEYRHHGRRNGDRRNYYRGRGHDRRYDRGYRRHNNTGAIIGGLAAGAIIGGIVAGSRSNGSSHAQSCANRYRTYRASDNTYQPNSGPRVQCR, from the coding sequence ATGAAAAGACTAGCAATTATCGCGGTGTCGCTGATGACGGCATTCACCGCCATCACGCCTGCCGAAGCATTCCCCGTATCCGCTGCGCCGGTAGCCACGATCCAGAATTCGGATGTCGTGAACGTGCAATACAGCGAGTACAGGCACCATGGACGCCGAAACGGCGATCGGCGCAATTACTATCGCGGCCGCGGCCATGATCGCCGCTATGACCGCGGCTACCGTCGCCACAACAACACGGGCGCCATCATTGGCGGCCTCGCAGCCGGCGCCATCATCGGCGGCATCGTTGCCGGCTCCCGCTCGAACGGCAGCTCCCATGCCCAGTCCTGCGCCAACCGCTACAGAACATACCGCGCTTCGGACAACACGTATCAGCCGAACAGCGGCCCACGGGTGCAGTGCCGGTAA
- a CDS encoding DUF2948 family protein has protein sequence MADLKLVALDGEDLAVVSAHMQDAVFKVGDMAYEPRGLQFSLTANRFDWEKADGKAKGYQRHRAALVFKRVLAVRTLGIDRRRRETVLSLLAIRFEQKGEGPDGTIELTLAGNATLALDVECIEVQLADIGGAWETAKKPTHPDDAA, from the coding sequence ATGGCAGATCTGAAGCTTGTGGCGCTCGATGGCGAAGACCTGGCGGTTGTTTCTGCCCATATGCAGGACGCCGTCTTCAAGGTCGGCGACATGGCCTATGAGCCGCGCGGCCTGCAGTTTTCCCTGACGGCAAACCGCTTCGACTGGGAAAAGGCAGATGGCAAGGCCAAGGGCTATCAGCGCCATCGCGCGGCGCTCGTGTTCAAGCGGGTGCTGGCCGTGCGGACGCTGGGCATCGACCGCCGCAGGCGCGAGACGGTGCTTTCGCTTCTGGCCATTCGCTTCGAGCAGAAGGGCGAAGGGCCGGATGGCACGATCGAACTGACGCTTGCCGGCAATGCTACGCTGGCGCTCGACGTGGAATGCATCGAAGTGCAGCTGGCCGATATCGGCGGCGCATGGGAAACGGCCAAGAAACCGACGCACCCCGACGACGCCGCCTGA
- a CDS encoding NAD-dependent succinate-semialdehyde dehydrogenase: protein MHTYPDVKLFIDGEWRDALSKKTIPVSDPATGQTIGQIAHAERADLDLALAAADKGFKVWRDTSAFERSKIMRRAADLLRERKDMIAWVMTREQGKPLAQSLAETLGAADTIDWFAEEARRTYGQIIPARHTGVLQMTIKQPVGPVAAFTPWNFPINQIVRKLSAAVATGCSIIIKAPEETPASPAELIRAFADAGMPAGVVNLVYGVPAEISEYLIPHPVIRKISFTGSTPIGKQLASLAGLHMKRATMELGGHAPAIVFDDADIAKAIEVSSLAKFRNAGQVCVAPTRFLVQNGVMDQFTDGFVAAAKAIKVGNGLEADVQMGPLANERRIPALEALINDAVSQGATLRTGGRRIGNEGNFFEPTVITDVPIHARIMNEEPFGPVAIINRFATVDDAITEANRLPFGLASYAFTTSVGTVHALGQRMEAGMLTINHNGLSIPEVPFGGMKDSGYGTEGGSEAVDSYLETRLISQMNA, encoded by the coding sequence ATGCATACCTATCCCGACGTCAAACTCTTCATCGATGGCGAATGGCGCGATGCGCTTTCGAAGAAGACGATCCCTGTCAGCGACCCCGCGACCGGCCAGACCATCGGGCAGATCGCCCATGCGGAGCGCGCCGATCTGGATCTTGCGCTGGCGGCGGCCGACAAGGGCTTCAAGGTCTGGCGCGATACATCTGCCTTCGAGCGCTCGAAGATCATGCGTCGTGCGGCCGATCTCCTGCGCGAGCGCAAGGACATGATCGCCTGGGTGATGACGCGTGAACAGGGCAAGCCGTTGGCGCAGTCGTTGGCGGAAACGCTCGGGGCTGCCGATACCATCGACTGGTTTGCCGAAGAGGCGCGCCGCACTTATGGCCAGATCATCCCGGCGCGCCACACCGGCGTGCTGCAGATGACGATCAAGCAGCCGGTCGGCCCGGTTGCGGCCTTCACGCCCTGGAATTTCCCCATCAATCAGATCGTCCGTAAGCTGTCGGCAGCGGTTGCGACCGGGTGTTCGATCATCATCAAGGCGCCCGAGGAGACGCCGGCCTCGCCGGCCGAGTTGATCCGCGCCTTTGCCGACGCGGGCATGCCGGCCGGAGTCGTCAACCTCGTCTATGGCGTGCCGGCAGAGATCTCCGAATATCTCATCCCGCACCCCGTCATCCGCAAGATCTCGTTTACCGGCTCCACCCCCATCGGCAAACAACTGGCCTCGCTTGCCGGCCTGCACATGAAGCGGGCGACGATGGAACTCGGCGGGCACGCGCCGGCAATCGTCTTCGATGACGCCGATATCGCCAAGGCCATCGAAGTGTCGTCGCTGGCGAAGTTCCGCAATGCCGGCCAGGTCTGCGTCGCGCCGACGCGTTTCCTCGTGCAGAACGGCGTGATGGACCAGTTCACTGATGGGTTTGTTGCCGCCGCCAAGGCGATCAAGGTCGGCAACGGGCTCGAGGCAGACGTGCAGATGGGGCCGCTTGCCAACGAGCGGCGGATCCCGGCGCTGGAAGCGCTGATCAACGATGCCGTGTCGCAGGGCGCGACGCTGCGCACCGGCGGCCGCAGGATCGGCAACGAAGGCAATTTCTTCGAGCCGACCGTCATCACCGACGTGCCCATCCATGCGCGCATCATGAACGAGGAGCCCTTCGGTCCCGTCGCCATCATCAATCGTTTCGCGACTGTCGACGATGCGATCACCGAGGCAAACCGCCTGCCGTTCGGGCTTGCCTCGTATGCTTTCACAACGTCAGTCGGCACGGTGCATGCGCTGGGACAGCGGATGGAAGCAGGCATGCTGACCATCAACCACAACGGCCTTTCCATTCCGGAAGTGCCGTTCGGCGGCATGAAGGATTCCGGCTATGGCACGGAAGGCGGCTCAGAGGCGGTGGATTCCTATCTGGAAACGCGCCTCATCTCCCAGATGAACGCCTGA
- a CDS encoding YeaH/YhbH family protein: MHIVDRRLNPGGKSLENRQRFLRRAKALVQKAVYETSQSRGIQDVLKGGEISIPLGGTEEPHFRKGPAGIHEHVLPGNKTFIEGDILSRPPGGKGKPRDGGDGNGEDAFRFVLTRDEFLDIFLDDLELPDLAKKKLATSEQPNPVRAGYSVNGSPSNLAINRTMKRAMMRRVALNRPKAETVAMLHAEIADCVDEDRRLALEAEVSALESRVRRIPYIDPIDIRYRRFENEPRPVAQAVMFCLMDVSGSMSEHMKDLAKRFYMLLYIFLTRQYKRVEIVFIRHTDTAEEVDEETFFRSPATGGTQVSSALDAMRRIMTERFPPSDWNIYAAQASDGDNAYSDSTTTAALMQDWILPATQYFAYLEVGEGRSGAISSGSAVWQLYERISAGWPVLSMRKVSDRSQIYPVFHDLFQRRAAETRAG, encoded by the coding sequence ATGCACATTGTTGACCGGCGCCTGAATCCAGGCGGCAAGAGTCTCGAAAATCGCCAGCGCTTCCTGCGACGAGCAAAGGCGCTGGTGCAGAAAGCGGTCTACGAGACCTCGCAAAGCCGCGGTATTCAAGACGTTCTCAAAGGCGGCGAGATCAGTATTCCCCTTGGGGGCACTGAGGAGCCGCACTTCCGGAAAGGCCCGGCCGGCATCCACGAACACGTCCTGCCGGGCAACAAGACCTTCATCGAAGGCGATATTCTCTCCCGCCCGCCGGGCGGAAAAGGCAAGCCGCGCGACGGTGGCGATGGCAACGGCGAGGATGCCTTCCGCTTCGTCCTGACCCGCGACGAATTCCTCGACATCTTCCTCGACGACCTCGAGCTTCCGGATCTGGCCAAGAAAAAGCTCGCCACATCCGAACAGCCGAACCCGGTGCGGGCAGGCTATTCCGTAAACGGCTCTCCCTCCAATCTCGCCATCAACCGGACCATGAAGCGGGCCATGATGCGCCGCGTTGCGCTTAACCGGCCGAAGGCGGAGACGGTGGCCATGCTGCATGCCGAGATCGCCGATTGCGTAGACGAGGATCGGCGGCTGGCACTGGAGGCTGAAGTGTCGGCGCTGGAATCACGGGTGCGGCGCATTCCGTATATCGATCCGATCGACATTCGCTATCGGCGTTTCGAAAACGAGCCGAGGCCGGTCGCCCAGGCGGTGATGTTCTGCCTGATGGACGTCTCCGGCTCGATGTCCGAGCACATGAAGGATCTCGCCAAGCGCTTCTACATGCTGCTCTATATCTTCCTGACGAGGCAGTACAAGCGCGTCGAGATCGTCTTCATCCGCCATACCGACACGGCCGAGGAGGTCGACGAGGAAACATTCTTCCGCAGCCCCGCCACGGGCGGTACGCAGGTATCGAGCGCGCTGGATGCGATGCGACGGATCATGACCGAGCGTTTTCCACCGTCCGACTGGAACATCTATGCGGCGCAGGCATCCGATGGGGACAACGCCTATTCCGACAGCACCACGACAGCAGCTCTCATGCAGGACTGGATTCTGCCGGCGACGCAATATTTCGCCTATCTCGAAGTCGGCGAAGGGCGCAGCGGGGCGATTTCGTCCGGCTCGGCGGTCTGGCAGCTCTATGAGCGGATTTCGGCCGGCTGGCCGGTGCTGTCGATGCGCAAGGTCAGCGACCGCAGCCAGATCTACCCGGTATTCCATGATCTCTTTCAACGCCGCGCTGCGGAGACAAGGGCTGGCTGA
- the infA gene encoding translation initiation factor IF-1: protein MPKEEVLEFPGVVTELLPNATFRVKLENEHEIIAHTAGRMRKNRIRVLAGDKVLVEMTPYDLTKGRITYRFK, encoded by the coding sequence ATGCCTAAAGAAGAAGTCCTCGAATTTCCCGGTGTCGTGACCGAATTGCTGCCGAACGCAACGTTCCGCGTCAAGCTCGAAAACGAACACGAAATCATCGCCCACACGGCGGGCCGCATGCGCAAGAACCGTATCCGCGTTCTGGCTGGCGACAAGGTTCTGGTGGAAATGACTCCCTACGATCTGACCAAGGGCCGCATCACCTACCGCTTCAAGTAG
- a CDS encoding Maf-like protein, giving the protein MALKHSLILASGSPRRVDLLHQAGIEPARLMPMDIDETPKKAEHPRSLARRLSAEKGEAAYAALKGDVAWQGSYLLSADTVVAVGRRILPKAEFVEEASAALHLLSGRSHTVYTGICLITPDRKMRQKVVETKVRFKRLSGNDMEFYLASGQWRGKAGAYAIQGLAGGFVQKLVGSYTNVVGLPLYETMLLLSGEGFDVHAHWQEG; this is encoded by the coding sequence ATGGCGCTGAAACATTCGTTGATACTGGCTTCCGGTTCGCCGCGCCGCGTTGATCTCCTGCACCAGGCGGGCATCGAACCCGCGCGCCTCATGCCGATGGATATCGACGAGACTCCTAAAAAGGCCGAGCATCCGCGCTCGCTGGCCCGTCGTCTGTCGGCTGAAAAGGGGGAGGCTGCCTATGCCGCGCTGAAGGGCGACGTCGCATGGCAGGGAAGCTATCTTCTATCGGCCGACACGGTGGTGGCCGTCGGGCGGCGCATTTTGCCGAAGGCGGAATTCGTCGAGGAAGCATCGGCGGCGCTGCACCTGCTTTCGGGCCGCAGCCACACTGTCTATACCGGGATCTGCCTGATTACGCCTGATCGCAAGATGCGCCAGAAGGTCGTCGAGACGAAGGTCCGCTTCAAGCGGCTTTCGGGCAACGACATGGAATTCTATCTGGCCTCCGGCCAGTGGCGCGGCAAGGCAGGCGCCTATGCCATTCAGGGGCTGGCGGGCGGTTTCGTCCAGAAACTGGTCGGCTCCTACACGAATGTCGTCGGGCTGCCGCTCTACGAGACCATGCTGCTGCTTTCAGGCGAAGGATTCGACGTTCACGCCCATTGGCAGGAAGGATGA
- the yacG gene encoding DNA gyrase inhibitor YacG has protein sequence MSENEIKLGAKVEPLRKPRACAECGRPSMREHYPFCSDRCREMDLSRWLSGSYAIPVADDETKADYEDEE, from the coding sequence ATGTCGGAAAACGAGATTAAGCTCGGCGCCAAGGTCGAGCCCCTGCGCAAGCCGCGCGCCTGCGCCGAATGCGGCCGGCCGTCGATGCGCGAACATTATCCCTTCTGTTCGGACCGCTGCCGCGAGATGGACCTGTCGCGCTGGCTGAGCGGTTCCTATGCCATTCCGGTTGCCGACGACGAGACAAAGGCTGACTACGAGGACGAGGAATAG
- a CDS encoding PrkA family serine protein kinase, whose translation MYNTDVLFNTFARSFEARREVEMSFSEYLEACKGEPLMYANAAERLLAAMGEPQFVDTSRDSRLGRIFLNRTIRTYPAFEGFYGMEETIERIVAFFRHAAQGLEERKQILYLLGPVGGGKSSLAERLKALMEVHPIYVLKAGNELSPVFESPLSLFDPAAMGDMLQERYGIPKRRLTGLMSPWCLKRLEEFGGDISRFKVVKMQPSRLRQIAIAKTEPGDENNQDISSLVGKVDIRKLESLAQSDADAYSYSGGLNRANQGVLEFVEMFKAPIKMLHPLLTATQEGNYIGTENIGAIPFSGVILAHSNEAEWQTFKANKNNEAFIDRICVVKVPYCLRVTEEQKIYEKLIEESELSQAPCAPSTLETLARFTVLSRLTRHENSTPFSKLRVYDGESVKETDPRARSVQEYRDTAGVDEGMDGVSTRFAFKVLAATFNHDTTEIAADPVHLMYVIEQSIRREQLPAEVEKQYMEYIKGELAPRYAEFIGHEIQKAYLESYGDYGQNLFDRYVDYADAWIEDVDFKDPDTGQMLDRDLLNQELTKIEKPAGIANPKDFRNEVVKFCLRSRASNGGKNPSWTSYEKIREVIEKRMFSQVEDLLPVISFGSKKDGDTEKKHGQFVERMTSRGYTERQVRRLVEWYMRVKQAG comes from the coding sequence ATGTACAACACGGATGTACTATTCAACACCTTCGCCCGTTCCTTTGAAGCGCGGCGCGAAGTCGAGATGTCTTTCTCTGAATACCTGGAAGCCTGCAAGGGCGAACCACTGATGTATGCCAATGCGGCAGAGCGACTACTTGCCGCGATGGGTGAACCACAGTTTGTAGACACGTCGAGGGACTCCCGCCTTGGGCGTATCTTCCTGAACCGCACCATCCGGACCTATCCCGCCTTCGAGGGCTTCTACGGGATGGAAGAGACGATCGAGCGAATCGTCGCCTTCTTCCGCCATGCGGCGCAAGGGTTGGAAGAGCGCAAGCAGATCCTCTACCTGCTCGGCCCTGTCGGTGGCGGCAAGTCGTCGCTGGCCGAACGGCTGAAGGCGCTGATGGAGGTCCATCCCATTTACGTGCTGAAGGCCGGCAACGAACTCAGCCCGGTTTTCGAAAGCCCGCTCAGCCTGTTCGATCCGGCTGCGATGGGCGACATGCTGCAGGAACGCTACGGTATTCCGAAGCGAAGGCTGACAGGGCTGATGAGCCCCTGGTGCCTGAAGCGGCTGGAAGAATTCGGCGGCGATATCTCGCGCTTCAAGGTGGTGAAGATGCAGCCGTCGCGGCTGCGCCAGATCGCCATCGCCAAGACCGAGCCTGGCGACGAGAACAACCAGGATATCTCCTCGCTCGTCGGCAAGGTCGATATCCGCAAGCTCGAGAGCCTCGCCCAGAGCGATGCCGACGCCTACAGCTATTCCGGCGGCCTCAACCGCGCCAACCAGGGCGTGCTTGAATTTGTTGAAATGTTCAAGGCGCCGATCAAGATGCTGCATCCGCTGCTGACGGCGACGCAGGAGGGCAATTACATTGGCACCGAGAATATCGGCGCCATCCCGTTCTCAGGCGTCATTCTGGCCCACTCCAACGAGGCGGAGTGGCAGACCTTCAAGGCCAACAAGAACAACGAGGCCTTCATCGATCGTATCTGCGTCGTTAAGGTGCCCTATTGCCTGCGGGTCACGGAAGAGCAGAAGATCTACGAGAAGCTGATCGAGGAGTCCGAGCTTAGCCAGGCGCCTTGCGCGCCGTCGACGCTGGAAACCCTGGCGCGCTTCACGGTTCTGTCGCGGCTGACGCGGCATGAAAACTCGACGCCGTTTTCCAAGCTTCGCGTCTACGATGGCGAGAGCGTCAAGGAAACGGACCCCCGGGCCCGCAGCGTGCAGGAATATCGGGACACAGCCGGCGTCGACGAGGGCATGGACGGCGTCTCGACGCGCTTTGCCTTCAAGGTTCTGGCGGCGACGTTCAACCACGATACGACAGAGATCGCGGCCGACCCGGTGCATCTGATGTATGTCATCGAACAGTCGATCCGGCGGGAGCAACTGCCGGCCGAGGTCGAGAAGCAGTATATGGAGTATATCAAAGGGGAGCTGGCGCCGCGCTACGCGGAATTCATCGGACACGAGATCCAAAAGGCCTATCTCGAATCCTATGGCGACTACGGCCAGAACCTTTTCGACCGCTATGTGGACTATGCCGATGCCTGGATCGAGGATGTCGATTTCAAGGATCCGGATACCGGCCAGATGCTGGACAGGGATCTGCTCAACCAGGAACTGACCAAGATCGAAAAGCCTGCCGGGATCGCCAACCCGAAAGATTTCCGCAACGAGGTGGTAAAATTCTGCCTGCGGTCGCGGGCGAGCAATGGCGGCAAGAATCCATCCTGGACGAGTTACGAGAAAATCCGCGAAGTCATCGAAAAGCGGATGTTCAGCCAGGTGGAAGACCTGCTGCCGGTGATTTCCTTCGGCTCGAAGAAGGACGGCGACACGGAGAAGAAGCATGGGCAATTCGTCGAGCGCATGACTTCGCGCGGCTATACGGAGCGCCAGGTTCGCCGGTTGGTAGAGTGGTACATGCGCGTCAAACAGGCAGGCTAG
- a CDS encoding low molecular weight phosphatase family protein: protein METQDRFPTPSHTPKALLFMCGMNSIRSPMAEAIARSILPSGTYIMSAGVRAGERNAFVDAVLDEIGLDLGRHQPQTLEQLEDDFFDLIITLSPEAHHTALELTRSQAVEVIYWPTFDPTVISGTREQIVEAYRGVRDHLYGLIDSRLARRNGIAAQSA from the coding sequence ATGGAAACGCAGGATCGCTTTCCGACGCCAAGCCATACGCCCAAGGCCTTGCTGTTCATGTGCGGGATGAATTCGATCCGCTCGCCCATGGCGGAAGCCATCGCCCGTAGCATTCTGCCATCGGGCACCTATATCATGTCGGCTGGCGTTAGGGCCGGCGAGCGGAATGCCTTCGTGGATGCGGTGCTCGACGAAATAGGCCTCGATCTCGGTCGCCACCAGCCGCAAACGCTGGAGCAGCTGGAAGACGACTTCTTCGATCTTATCATCACGCTCTCGCCGGAAGCCCACCACACGGCGCTGGAACTGACGCGGTCGCAGGCGGTCGAGGTCATCTACTGGCCAACCTTCGATCCAACGGTTATATCCGGAACGCGCGAACAGATCGTCGAAGCCTATCGTGGCGTGCGCGACCATCTGTACGGGCTGATCGACAGCCGGCTGGCCCGGCGAAATGGAATTGCCGCGCAATCGGCATGA